The Streptomyces sp. NBC_01255 genome window below encodes:
- a CDS encoding murein hydrolase activator EnvC family protein, whose translation MRLTTLLLALGLLWPVGPPPPEILRGWQPPAGPYGPGHRGVDLAAAPDAPVLAAAAGTVSFAGPVGGRGVLTLTLPGTGTPPLRTTFSPVIPLVTAGTRVTAGTPVARVAPSTHCPRTCLHWGLLRGDTYVNPMHLTRRAPSRLLPTGG comes from the coding sequence ATGCGCCTCACGACCTTGCTCCTGGCCCTGGGCCTCCTCTGGCCGGTGGGCCCGCCCCCGCCCGAGATCCTCCGCGGCTGGCAACCCCCGGCGGGCCCGTACGGCCCCGGTCACCGCGGCGTCGACCTGGCGGCCGCACCCGACGCCCCGGTCCTCGCCGCGGCGGCGGGCACGGTCTCGTTCGCGGGCCCGGTCGGCGGCCGCGGGGTCCTCACCCTCACCCTCCCGGGCACGGGCACTCCCCCGCTGCGCACGACCTTCTCCCCGGTGATCCCCCTGGTGACAGCGGGCACCCGGGTCACCGCCGGCACCCCCGTGGCCCGCGTCGCACCGAGCACCCACTGCCCACGGACCTGCCTCCACTGGGGCCTGCTCCGCGGCGACACCTACGTGAACCCCATGCACTTGACCCGGAGAGCCCCGTCACGGCTGCTGCCGACGGGCGGTTGA
- a CDS encoding TetR/AcrR family transcriptional regulator, which produces MAEHRTMQRGALLDAARSLLSEGGTEALTFPALAERTGLARSSVYEYFRSRAAVVEELCAVDFPVWAAEVETAMAGAETPEGKVEAYVRTQLTLVGDRRHRAVVAISASELDDGAREKIRAAHGGLVTMIVEALAALGQPEPRLGAMLLQGVVDAAVRRIELGAAEEPTAIAEAAVTMALHGVTGSSA; this is translated from the coding sequence GTGGCCGAGCACCGGACGATGCAGCGAGGCGCCCTGTTGGACGCCGCGCGTTCCCTGCTGTCCGAGGGCGGTACGGAGGCGTTGACCTTCCCCGCACTCGCCGAGCGCACGGGCCTGGCCCGGTCCTCGGTGTACGAGTACTTCCGCTCGCGCGCGGCCGTGGTCGAAGAGCTGTGCGCCGTCGACTTCCCCGTATGGGCCGCCGAGGTCGAGACCGCCATGGCCGGCGCCGAGACGCCCGAGGGCAAGGTCGAGGCGTACGTCCGCACGCAGCTGACCCTGGTCGGGGACCGGCGCCACCGGGCGGTCGTCGCGATCTCGGCGAGCGAGCTGGACGACGGGGCCCGCGAGAAGATCCGCGCGGCCCACGGCGGCCTCGTCACCATGATCGTGGAAGCCCTCGCCGCCCTGGGCCAGCCCGAGCCCCGCCTGGGCGCGATGCTCCTCCAGGGCGTCGTCGACGCGGCCGTCCGCCGCATCGAACTCGGCGCTGCCGAGGAACCCACGGCCATCGCGGAAGCGGCGGTCACGATGGCCCTCCACGGCGTCACCGGCTCCTCGGCCTGA
- the whiG gene encoding RNA polymerase sigma factor WhiG: MPQHTSGSDRAAVPPAARGAVRPPAPTSLDELWRSYKDSGDERLREQLILHYSPLVKYVAGRVSVGLPSNVEQADFVSSGVFGLIDAIEKFDVERAIKFETYAITRIRGAMIDELRALDWIPRSVRQKARNVERAYATLEAQLRRTPSESEVAAEMGVTLEELHAVFSQLSLANVVALEELLHVGGEGGDRLSLMDTLEDTAADNPVEVAEDRELRRLLARAINTLPEREKTVVTLYYYEGLTLAEIGHVLGVTESRVSQIHTKSVLQLRAKLADVGR; encoded by the coding sequence ATGCCCCAGCACACCTCCGGGTCTGACCGCGCTGCGGTGCCCCCAGCAGCCCGGGGCGCCGTGCGACCACCCGCACCGACCTCGCTCGACGAACTGTGGCGCTCGTACAAGGACTCGGGCGACGAGCGGCTGCGGGAGCAGCTGATCCTGCACTACTCGCCGCTCGTCAAGTACGTCGCCGGACGCGTCAGCGTGGGGCTGCCGTCCAACGTGGAACAGGCCGACTTCGTCTCCTCCGGGGTCTTCGGCCTCATCGACGCCATCGAGAAGTTCGACGTCGAGCGCGCCATCAAGTTCGAGACGTACGCGATCACCCGCATCCGCGGCGCCATGATCGACGAACTCCGCGCCCTCGATTGGATCCCCCGCTCCGTCCGCCAGAAGGCGCGCAACGTCGAACGCGCCTACGCGACCCTCGAAGCCCAGCTCCGGCGCACCCCCTCCGAGAGTGAGGTCGCCGCGGAGATGGGCGTCACGCTGGAGGAACTGCACGCGGTTTTCAGCCAGTTGTCCCTGGCGAACGTGGTCGCCCTGGAAGAGCTGCTGCACGTCGGCGGCGAGGGCGGCGACCGCCTCTCCCTGATGGACACGCTGGAGGACACGGCGGCGGACAACCCCGTCGAGGTCGCGGAGGACCGCGAGCTGCGCCGACTGCTCGCCCGGGCCATCAACACGCTCCCCGAGCGCGAGAAGACCGTCGTCACGCTCTACTACTACGAGGGCCTCACGCTGGCCGAGATCGGCCACGTCCTCGGCGTCACCGAGAGCCGTGTCAGCCAGATCCACACCAAGTCGGTCCTCCAGCTCCGCGCCAAACTGGCCGACGTCGGACGCTGA
- the dprA gene encoding DNA-processing protein DprA — protein sequence MTGSQTPGTAEAMDERLARATLTRAVEPGDEHAGRWLRHHGAVGFLDRLLHPGDDPFPGTGATRVDSWRRRAAAADPARDLDTVHRLGGRFLVPGDIEWPRQLDDLGHARPLGLWIRGPADLRTWALRSVALVGARACTPYGAHIAADFATGLARQGWVVVSGAAYGIDGAAHRGALAAGGATVAVLACGVDTPYPRGHAGLIGRIAEQGLVVGELPPDSHPTPSRFILRNRVIAALTRGTVVIEAQHRSGSLVTARAAARLGRHTMGVPGPVTSALSAGVHELLRGDATLVTDAQEIVELVGDMGELAPARRGPVLPRDLLAPATAHILEAVPARGPTPTTAIARRAGTTPDDTLAKLYELHALGFVERYGEGWQLTNTATHESNARRGDT from the coding sequence ATGACCGGCTCCCAGACCCCGGGCACTGCCGAGGCCATGGACGAGCGACTCGCCCGCGCCACCCTCACCCGGGCCGTCGAACCCGGCGACGAACACGCCGGCCGCTGGCTCCGCCACCACGGAGCCGTCGGCTTCCTCGACCGGCTCCTCCACCCCGGCGACGACCCCTTCCCCGGCACCGGAGCCACACGCGTCGACAGCTGGCGACGACGCGCCGCCGCCGCCGACCCCGCCCGCGACCTCGACACCGTGCACCGGCTCGGCGGACGCTTCCTCGTCCCCGGCGACATCGAATGGCCCCGGCAACTCGACGACCTCGGCCACGCCCGCCCGCTCGGCCTCTGGATCCGGGGCCCCGCCGACCTGCGGACCTGGGCCCTGCGCTCCGTCGCCCTCGTCGGCGCCCGCGCCTGCACCCCGTACGGCGCCCACATCGCGGCCGACTTCGCCACCGGCCTCGCCCGACAGGGCTGGGTCGTCGTCTCCGGCGCCGCCTACGGCATCGACGGCGCGGCCCACCGCGGCGCCCTCGCCGCCGGCGGAGCCACCGTCGCCGTCCTCGCCTGCGGCGTCGACACCCCGTACCCCCGCGGCCACGCCGGGCTCATCGGCCGCATCGCCGAACAAGGCCTCGTCGTCGGGGAACTGCCGCCCGACAGCCACCCCACACCCAGCCGCTTCATCCTCCGGAACCGCGTGATCGCCGCCCTCACCCGCGGCACCGTCGTCATCGAGGCCCAGCACCGCAGCGGCTCCCTCGTCACCGCCCGCGCCGCCGCCCGCCTCGGCCGCCACACCATGGGCGTCCCCGGCCCCGTCACCAGCGCCCTCTCCGCCGGCGTCCACGAGCTCCTCCGGGGCGACGCCACCCTCGTCACCGACGCCCAGGAGATCGTCGAACTCGTCGGCGACATGGGGGAACTCGCGCCCGCCCGCCGCGGTCCCGTCCTGCCGCGCGACCTGCTCGCGCCCGCCACCGCGCACATCCTCGAAGCCGTCCCCGCCCGCGGCCCCACCCCCACGACCGCCATCGCCCGCCGGGCCGGAACCACCCCCGACGACACCCTCGCGAAGCTGTACGAACTGCACGCCCTCGGCTTCGTCGAACGGTACGGAGAGGGCTGGCAGTTGACGAACACGGCCACTCACGAGTCGAACGCGCGGCGAGGCGATACTTGA
- a CDS encoding YifB family Mg chelatase-like AAA ATPase: MGFARTCSVALVGVEGVVVEVQADLEPGVAAFTLVGLPDKSLSESRDRVRAAVVNSGAEWPQKKLTVGLSPASVPKSGSGFDLAVAAAVLGAAERIDPRAIADLVLIGELGLDGRVRPVRGVLPAVLAAADAGYRQVVVPEQTANEASLVPGVSVLGVRTLRQLIAVLTDEPVPDEEPVEEGRPDAMLAGLLVPGAGIGTGLAADPTEGPDLADVAGQHRARHALEIAAAGSHHLLLSGPPGAGKTMLAERLPGILPPLTRQESLEVTAVHSVAGILPPGEPLVRRAPYCAPHHSATMQSLVGGGNGLPRPGAVSLAHRGILFLDEAPEFSGKVLDALRQPLESGHVVIARAAGVVRLPARFLLALAANPCPCGRHTLLGAGCECPASLIRRYQARLSGPLLDRVDLRVEVEPVTRSDLLGHGGRGETTAVVAARVHEARARATTRLSDTPWSVNSEIPGHELRTRYLAAPGALAAAERDIERGLLTARGLDRVLRVAWTVADLAGHDRPDSEDIALALEMRTGIARGVPVGAGERT; the protein is encoded by the coding sequence ATGGGATTCGCCCGCACGTGCTCCGTCGCCCTCGTCGGCGTCGAAGGCGTCGTCGTCGAGGTCCAGGCCGACCTCGAACCCGGCGTCGCCGCCTTCACCCTCGTCGGCCTCCCCGACAAGAGCCTCAGCGAGAGCCGCGACCGCGTCCGCGCCGCCGTCGTCAACTCCGGCGCCGAATGGCCCCAGAAGAAACTCACCGTCGGACTCAGCCCCGCGTCCGTCCCCAAGAGCGGCAGCGGCTTCGACCTGGCCGTCGCGGCAGCCGTACTCGGCGCCGCCGAGCGCATCGACCCCCGCGCCATCGCCGACCTCGTCCTCATCGGCGAACTCGGACTCGACGGACGCGTCCGCCCCGTCCGAGGTGTCCTGCCCGCCGTCCTCGCCGCCGCCGACGCCGGATACCGCCAGGTCGTTGTCCCCGAACAGACCGCCAACGAAGCCTCACTCGTCCCCGGCGTCTCCGTCCTCGGCGTCCGCACCCTCCGACAGCTGATCGCCGTCCTCACCGACGAACCCGTCCCCGACGAGGAACCCGTGGAGGAAGGGCGACCCGACGCCATGCTCGCCGGACTCCTCGTCCCCGGCGCCGGCATCGGCACCGGACTCGCCGCCGACCCCACCGAAGGACCCGATCTCGCCGACGTCGCCGGCCAGCACCGGGCACGCCACGCCCTGGAGATCGCCGCCGCCGGAAGTCACCACCTCCTGCTCTCCGGCCCTCCGGGCGCGGGGAAGACCATGCTCGCCGAGCGACTCCCCGGCATCCTCCCGCCGCTCACCCGGCAGGAATCCCTCGAAGTCACCGCCGTCCACTCCGTCGCCGGCATCCTCCCGCCCGGCGAACCCCTCGTCCGCCGCGCCCCCTACTGCGCGCCCCACCACTCCGCCACGATGCAGTCCCTCGTCGGCGGCGGCAACGGCCTCCCGAGGCCGGGCGCCGTCTCCCTGGCACACCGCGGCATCCTCTTTCTGGACGAGGCCCCCGAGTTCTCCGGCAAGGTCCTCGACGCACTCCGCCAGCCGCTCGAATCCGGACACGTCGTCATCGCCCGCGCCGCGGGCGTCGTCCGCCTCCCCGCCCGCTTCCTCCTCGCCCTCGCGGCCAACCCCTGCCCCTGCGGGAGGCACACCCTCCTCGGCGCCGGCTGCGAATGCCCCGCCTCGCTCATCCGCCGCTACCAGGCCCGCCTCTCCGGCCCCCTCCTCGACCGCGTCGACCTGCGCGTCGAAGTCGAACCCGTCACCCGTTCCGACCTCCTCGGACACGGCGGGCGCGGTGAGACCACCGCCGTGGTCGCCGCCCGCGTCCACGAGGCCAGAGCCCGCGCCACCACACGCCTGTCCGACACCCCCTGGAGCGTCAACAGCGAGATCCCCGGGCACGAACTCCGTACGCGCTACCTCGCCGCACCCGGCGCCCTCGCCGCAGCCGAACGCGACATCGAGCGCGGACTCCTCACCGCCCGCGGCCTCGACCGCGTCCTCCGCGTCGCCTGGACCGTCGCCGACCTCGCCGGACACGACCGGCCCGACAGCGAGGACATCGCCCTCGCCCTCGAAATGCGCACCGGCATCGCCCGCGGCGTGCCCGTCGGAGCGGGGGAGCGCACATGA
- a CDS encoding YraN family protein — MNRTQALGRYGEELATRRLTATGMHILARNWRCGRAGEIDIVARDGDTLVICEVKTRRHGAYEHPMAAVTPTKAERLRRLAACWLDRSGTPAPTGGVRIDLVGIVLPRKGAPVLTHAQGVA, encoded by the coding sequence ATGAACAGGACCCAAGCCCTCGGACGGTACGGAGAAGAGCTGGCGACCCGCCGGCTCACCGCGACCGGCATGCACATCCTCGCCCGCAACTGGCGCTGCGGCCGGGCCGGAGAGATCGACATCGTCGCCCGCGACGGCGACACCCTCGTCATCTGCGAGGTCAAGACCCGGCGCCACGGCGCCTACGAACACCCGATGGCCGCCGTCACCCCGACCAAGGCCGAGCGGCTCCGCCGCCTCGCCGCCTGCTGGCTCGACCGCAGCGGCACCCCCGCCCCCACGGGCGGCGTCCGCATCGACCTCGTCGGCATCGTCCTCCCCCGCAAGGGCGCCCCCGTCCTCACCCACGCCCAGGGGGTGGCCTGA
- a CDS encoding DUF2469 domain-containing protein — MSAEDLEKYETEMELKLYREYRDVVGLFKYVIETERRFYLTNDYEMQVHSVQGEVFFEVSMADAWVWDMYRPARFVKQVRVLTFKDVNIEELNKSDLELPGS, encoded by the coding sequence ATGAGCGCCGAGGACCTCGAGAAGTACGAGACCGAGATGGAGCTGAAGCTCTACCGGGAGTACCGCGACGTCGTCGGGCTGTTCAAATACGTGATCGAGACAGAGCGACGTTTCTATCTCACCAATGACTACGAGATGCAGGTGCACTCGGTGCAAGGTGAGGTCTTCTTCGAGGTCAGCATGGCTGATGCCTGGGTCTGGGACATGTACAGGCCGGCCAGGTTCGTCAAGCAGGTCCGGGTCCTCACATTCAAGGACGTGAACATCGAGGAGCTCAACAAGAGCGACCTCGAACTCCCCGGCAGCTGA
- a CDS encoding NUDIX hydrolase — translation MTDPDPALSGEPKPAVRQVARVVLLDPDDRILLMHGYEPDDPADTWWFTPGGGLEGDETRAEAALRELAEETGITDAELGPVLWQRYCSFPFDGRRWDQDEWYYLARVPRIGTEPRPQALTELETRSLAGLRWWTSAELSAARETVYPTRLAELLRTLLDEGPPSAPVVLAPEIV, via the coding sequence ATGACGGATCCGGATCCCGCTCTCTCCGGCGAACCGAAGCCCGCCGTGCGACAGGTGGCGCGGGTCGTGCTCCTCGACCCCGACGACCGCATCCTGCTCATGCACGGGTACGAACCGGACGACCCCGCCGACACCTGGTGGTTCACCCCCGGCGGAGGCCTGGAGGGCGACGAGACCCGGGCGGAGGCCGCGCTGCGCGAACTCGCCGAGGAGACCGGCATCACCGACGCCGAGCTCGGACCGGTCCTGTGGCAGCGGTACTGCTCCTTTCCCTTCGACGGGCGCCGCTGGGACCAGGACGAGTGGTACTACCTGGCCCGCGTCCCCCGGATCGGTACCGAACCCCGCCCCCAGGCCCTCACGGAGCTGGAGACCCGCAGCCTCGCGGGCCTCAGATGGTGGACCTCCGCCGAACTGTCGGCGGCCCGTGAGACGGTGTACCCGACCAGACTCGCCGAGCTGCTGCGCACGCTGCTCGACGAGGGACCTCCGAGTGCACCGGTCGTTCTCGCCCCGGAAATCGTTTAG
- the lepB gene encoding signal peptidase I — translation MSGNRKAVGGHGRLGSVLSGLTVAVGCVLFLGGFVWGALVYRPYTVPSDSMTPTIAVGSRVLAERIDGDEVRRGDVVVFIDALWSSSPMVKRVVAVGGDTVACCDGDGRLTVNGEAVDEPYLRPGPGGKVVASGQEFSVTVPEGNLFLLGDDRHTSLDSRSHMEDAGQGSVPRSAVVARVDAVVWPAEGLLKPATGFAALPGGISTPGPFTALFAAIVAGCVLILVGAAYGPVARLLARRPGGTGSGTRPGARSGEKVGT, via the coding sequence ATGAGCGGAAACAGAAAAGCAGTGGGCGGCCACGGTCGCCTCGGCAGCGTGCTGTCGGGGCTGACCGTGGCCGTCGGCTGTGTGCTCTTCCTCGGAGGGTTCGTCTGGGGAGCGCTGGTCTACCGGCCTTACACCGTCCCCTCCGACTCCATGACCCCCACCATCGCCGTCGGCTCCCGGGTCCTCGCCGAGCGCATCGACGGCGACGAGGTGCGGCGCGGTGACGTCGTCGTCTTCATCGACGCCCTGTGGAGCTCCTCCCCGATGGTCAAGCGGGTCGTCGCGGTCGGCGGCGACACCGTCGCCTGCTGCGACGGAGACGGCAGGCTCACCGTCAACGGCGAGGCCGTCGACGAGCCCTATCTGCGCCCCGGGCCGGGAGGCAAGGTCGTCGCGTCCGGCCAGGAGTTCTCCGTGACCGTTCCCGAAGGGAACCTCTTCCTCCTCGGCGACGACCGCCACACCTCGCTCGACTCCCGCTCGCACATGGAGGACGCCGGGCAGGGGTCCGTGCCCCGCTCCGCGGTCGTCGCCAGGGTCGACGCCGTCGTCTGGCCCGCCGAGGGCCTCCTGAAGCCCGCGACGGGGTTCGCCGCCCTTCCCGGCGGGATCTCGACGCCGGGGCCCTTCACGGCCCTCTTCGCCGCGATCGTGGCCGGCTGCGTACTGATCCTGGTGGGGGCCGCGTACGGGCCGGTGGCCCGCCTCCTGGCGCGGCGACCCGGCGGGACGGGCTCCGGGACACGGCCCGGGGCGCGGTCGGGAGAGAAGGTGGGGACATGA
- the lepB gene encoding signal peptidase I, translating to MAVGARSGHDEPEKRADEAIGDDVTGDDVTDDERAHDDDGEPPGGSGRSPKKPRSFWKELPLLIGIALVLALLIKTFLVQAFSIPSESMMNTLQRGDRVLVDKLTPWFGSEPERGEVVVFHDPGGWLEGQTTPEPNVVQKFLSFIGLMPSAEEKDLIKRVIAVGGDTVSCKEGGKVVLNGKALDESAYLYPGSVPCQDSFGPVKVPEGRIWVMGDNRQNSLDSRFHQQLPGAGTVANDLVVGRAVVIAWPVTRWATLPVPEVFDQPGLDQAVAAAPLGAAGLAGALPLVLWRRKKRTAGHTAE from the coding sequence TTGGCCGTCGGCGCACGATCCGGACACGATGAGCCCGAGAAGAGGGCCGACGAGGCCATCGGCGACGACGTGACGGGTGACGATGTGACGGATGACGAGCGGGCGCACGACGACGACGGCGAGCCGCCGGGCGGGTCGGGCAGGAGCCCGAAGAAGCCGCGTTCCTTCTGGAAGGAACTGCCCCTCCTCATCGGCATCGCCCTGGTGCTCGCGCTCCTGATCAAGACCTTCCTGGTGCAGGCGTTCTCGATTCCCTCGGAATCGATGATGAACACCCTCCAGCGCGGTGACCGCGTCCTCGTCGACAAGCTCACCCCGTGGTTCGGCTCCGAGCCGGAGCGCGGCGAGGTCGTCGTCTTCCACGACCCGGGCGGCTGGCTGGAAGGCCAGACCACACCCGAGCCGAACGTCGTCCAGAAGTTCCTCAGCTTCATCGGCCTCATGCCGTCCGCCGAGGAGAAGGACCTCATCAAGCGGGTCATCGCGGTCGGCGGCGACACGGTCTCCTGCAAGGAGGGCGGCAAGGTCGTCCTCAACGGCAAGGCCCTGGACGAGAGCGCCTATCTCTACCCCGGCTCCGTGCCCTGCCAGGACTCCTTCGGCCCGGTCAAGGTCCCCGAGGGCCGCATCTGGGTCATGGGCGACAACCGGCAGAACTCGCTGGACTCCCGCTTCCACCAGCAGCTCCCCGGCGCCGGCACCGTCGCGAACGACCTGGTCGTGGGCCGTGCCGTCGTGATCGCCTGGCCCGTCACCCGCTGGGCCACCCTCCCGGTGCCCGAGGTCTTCGACCAGCCCGGCCTCGACCAGGCCGTGGCCGCCGCCCCGCTGGGCGCGGCCGGTCTGGCCGGAGCGCTCCCGCTGGTGCTGTGGCGTCGGAAGAAGCGCACGGCAGGGCATACCGCCGAGTAG
- the lepB gene encoding signal peptidase I, whose product MGSRGRPPGGPAHGPAHAPGPAPLPGRAERRRLARKVKRRRQRSAIREIPILVTVAVLIALVLKTFLVQAFVIPSGSMEQTIRIDDRVLVDKLTPWFGSRPQRGDVVVFKDPGNWLQKEAAPASEDPIGIKQVKQALTFIGLLPSADDRDLIKRVVAVGGDTVRCCDKDGRLTVNGVPLDEPYLHPGNKPSTIPFEVKVPEGRIFVLGDHRSNSADSRYHLDEKDHGTVSEEQVVGRAVVIAWPVGNWRSLEERETFAAVPDGRASSESALGLSHSVAPRNLNGLPGLPTPAELLLVMGVVGLSLFRGRRSHGVRS is encoded by the coding sequence ATGGGTAGCCGCGGCCGACCGCCGGGCGGGCCCGCACACGGCCCCGCACACGCCCCAGGCCCCGCGCCGTTGCCGGGACGGGCCGAGCGGCGCAGACTCGCCCGCAAGGTCAAGCGCCGCCGGCAGCGCTCCGCGATCCGCGAGATCCCGATCCTCGTCACCGTGGCCGTGCTCATCGCGCTCGTCCTCAAGACGTTCCTGGTCCAGGCGTTCGTCATCCCCTCCGGCTCCATGGAGCAGACGATCCGCATCGACGACCGGGTACTCGTCGACAAGCTCACCCCCTGGTTCGGCTCCCGCCCCCAGCGCGGCGACGTCGTCGTCTTCAAGGACCCCGGCAACTGGCTCCAGAAGGAGGCCGCGCCGGCCTCCGAGGACCCGATCGGCATCAAGCAGGTCAAGCAGGCCCTGACCTTCATCGGACTGCTGCCCTCGGCCGACGACCGCGACCTCATCAAGCGGGTCGTCGCCGTCGGAGGCGACACCGTCCGCTGCTGCGACAAGGACGGGCGGCTTACCGTCAACGGCGTACCGCTGGACGAGCCGTACCTGCACCCGGGGAACAAGCCGTCCACGATCCCCTTCGAGGTGAAGGTCCCGGAGGGCCGGATCTTCGTCCTCGGCGACCACCGCTCCAACTCGGCGGACTCCCGCTACCACCTCGACGAGAAGGACCACGGAACCGTCTCCGAGGAGCAGGTCGTGGGACGTGCCGTCGTGATCGCCTGGCCCGTCGGGAACTGGCGGAGCCTGGAGGAGCGCGAGACCTTCGCCGCCGTACCGGACGGGCGTGCGAGTTCCGAGTCCGCGCTCGGTCTGTCGCATAGTGTGGCCCCGCGCAATCTGAACGGATTGCCCGGGCTCCCGACCCCTGCGGAACTTCTGCTCGTTATGGGAGTGGTGGGCCTGTCCCTGTTCCGGGGCAGGCGATCGCACGGAGTGAGGAGTTGA
- the lepB gene encoding signal peptidase I, with the protein MDTEAQHTERDPSTDTEDGSRSARVSWRRTGFLGVACVLFLLLLSHFVIQPFLIPSSSMEPTLRIGDRILVNKLAYRFGSEPRRGDVVVFDGTGSFVREDLDGNPVSGLLHDAAAALGFAEPDETDFVKRVVGVGGDRVVCCDKDGRLTVNGVPVEERYVMLGDQPSSVPFDIVVPEGKLWVMGDHRSQSSDSRDHLGSPGGGMVPVDKVVGRADWIAWPFDRWSTVPGTGAFDAVPAPPAGGHGTGRPHG; encoded by the coding sequence ATGGACACCGAAGCACAGCACACGGAGCGCGACCCCTCCACCGACACGGAGGACGGGTCGCGCTCCGCGCGCGTTTCCTGGCGGCGTACGGGCTTCCTCGGCGTCGCCTGTGTGCTCTTCCTGCTGCTCCTGAGCCACTTCGTGATCCAGCCGTTCCTGATCCCCAGCAGCTCGATGGAGCCGACGCTCCGGATCGGCGACCGGATCCTTGTGAACAAGCTGGCGTACCGTTTCGGCAGCGAGCCGCGCCGGGGCGACGTCGTCGTCTTCGACGGCACCGGCTCCTTCGTACGGGAGGATCTCGACGGCAATCCGGTCAGCGGGCTCCTGCACGACGCCGCGGCCGCCCTCGGGTTCGCGGAACCCGACGAGACCGACTTCGTGAAGCGGGTCGTCGGCGTCGGCGGCGACCGGGTGGTCTGCTGCGACAAGGACGGGCGGCTCACCGTCAACGGCGTCCCCGTCGAGGAGCGGTACGTGATGCTCGGCGACCAGCCGTCCAGCGTCCCCTTCGACATCGTCGTCCCCGAGGGCAAGCTCTGGGTGATGGGGGACCACCGGAGCCAGTCCAGCGACTCCCGCGACCACCTCGGCAGCCCCGGCGGCGGCATGGTCCCCGTCGACAAGGTCGTCGGACGCGCCGACTGGATCGCCTGGCCCTTCGACCGCTGGTCCACCGTGCCCGGGACGGGCGCCTTCGACGCCGTACCTGCCCCGCCGGCCGGTGGGCACGGCACGGGCCGCCCCCATGGGTAG
- the rplS gene encoding 50S ribosomal protein L19, producing MASLLDQVNAASIRSDLPAFRAGDTVNVHVRVIEGNRSRIQQFKGVVIRRQGAGVSESFTVRKVSFSVGVERTFPVNSPIFEKIELVTRGDVRRAKLYYLRELRGKAAKIKEKRDR from the coding sequence ATGGCCTCCCTGCTCGACCAGGTCAACGCGGCTTCCATCCGCTCCGACCTCCCCGCCTTCCGCGCCGGCGACACCGTGAACGTCCACGTGCGCGTCATCGAAGGCAACCGCTCCCGTATCCAGCAGTTCAAGGGCGTCGTCATCCGCCGCCAGGGCGCGGGCGTCAGCGAGTCCTTCACGGTCCGCAAGGTCTCGTTCTCCGTCGGCGTCGAGCGCACCTTCCCGGTGAACAGCCCGATCTTCGAGAAGATCGAGCTCGTCACCCGCGGTGACGTCCGTCGCGCCAAGCTCTACTACCTGCGTGAGCTGCGCGGCAAGGCTGCCAAGATCAAGGAGAAGCGCGACCGCTGA
- the trmD gene encoding tRNA (guanosine(37)-N1)-methyltransferase TrmD, with product MRLDVVTIFPEYLEPLNVSLVGKARARGQLDVHVHHLRDWTYDRHNTVDDTPYGGGPGMVMKTEPWGDALDEALADGYEAGAHGPVLVVPTPSGRPFTQELAVELSERPWLIFTPARYEGIDRRVMDEYATRMPVYEVSIGDYVLAGGEAAVLVVTEAVARLLPGVLGNAESHRDDSFAPGAMANLLEGPVYTKPPEWRGRGIPDVLLSGHHGKIARWRRDEAFRRTVANRPDLIERCDPAAFDKKDREILSMMGWAPEPGGRFWRKLPDVEE from the coding sequence ATGAGGCTCGACGTCGTCACGATCTTCCCCGAGTACCTCGAACCGCTGAACGTCTCCCTCGTGGGCAAGGCCCGCGCGCGGGGACAGCTCGACGTCCACGTCCACCACCTGCGCGACTGGACCTACGACCGGCACAACACGGTCGACGACACCCCGTACGGCGGCGGCCCCGGCATGGTCATGAAGACCGAGCCCTGGGGCGACGCGCTCGACGAGGCGCTCGCCGACGGCTACGAGGCCGGCGCCCACGGCCCGGTCCTCGTCGTCCCGACCCCCAGCGGCCGGCCCTTCACCCAGGAGCTGGCCGTCGAGCTCTCCGAGCGGCCCTGGCTGATCTTCACGCCGGCCCGCTACGAGGGCATCGACCGCCGCGTCATGGACGAGTACGCGACCCGCATGCCGGTCTACGAGGTCTCCATCGGCGACTACGTCCTCGCCGGCGGAGAGGCCGCCGTCCTCGTCGTCACCGAGGCCGTCGCCCGCCTCCTGCCCGGCGTCCTCGGCAACGCCGAGTCCCACCGCGACGACTCCTTCGCCCCCGGCGCCATGGCCAACCTCCTGGAGGGGCCCGTCTACACCAAGCCCCCCGAGTGGCGCGGCCGGGGCATCCCCGACGTCCTGCTCAGCGGGCACCACGGGAAGATCGCGCGCTGGCGGCGGGACGAGGCCTTCCGGCGTACGGTCGCCAACCGCCCCGATCTCATCGAGCGCTGCGATCCGGCCGCCTTCGACAAGAAGGACCGCGAGATCCTCTCGATGATGGGGTGGGCGCCCGAGCCGGGTGGCCGATTTTGGCGCAAGCTCCCCGACGTGGAAGAATAG